The Streptococcus marmotae genome contains the following window.
TCATCATTTGACGGCTGTCCTGTTCATCTTTTAGCATATTTTCTCCATTTCTTTTTACTAAAATAAAAAGGCTCTTTGTCAACTGTAGTGGGTAGATGTCAGCTAACATCTAGAGAGGACCAAGTTGGTCTTCTCTTTTTTGATATTGATGGCAATCAAAATCCGCTTTTTGAAGTTTTCATCTTCCGAAATCCAAAGGCATTTCGTTTAATGACTTTGATAAGATTATTGGTAGCTTCCAATTTAGCGTTGGAATAAGGCAATTCCAAAGCGTTTAAAACCTTGTCCTTATCCTTTAGAAACGTCTTAAATACCGTCTGGAAAATAGGGTTAACAGTGGCTATTTCTTGCTCAATTAGGTCAAAGAAATGATCTGAATTCTTCTCTTGGAAATGGAATAAAAGAAGTTGATAGAGTTCATAATGTTGTCGTAACTCATCTGAGTAGGATAGAAGCTTGTCTAAGATTTCCTTATTGGTCAAATGCATGCGAAAGGTTGGGCGATAAAACCGCTTGTCACTGAGTTTACGGCTATCTTGTTGTACCAGTTTCCAGTAGCGTTTGAGCGTCTTGTATTCATGCGATTTGCGGTCAAAAGCATTCATGATTTGGGTACGGACACGGTTCATAGCACGGCTGAGATGTTGCACAACGTGGAAGCGATCAAGCACTATTTTGGCATTCGGAAAAAGCTTCTTAGCGAGGGCGTAATAGGGGCTAAACATGTCCATAGTGATGATTTTAACGCGGTTTCTGACCTTTCTAGGGTATCTCAGAAAGTGATTTCGGATGGTTGCTTGCGTTCTAGCGATGATGTTATTTGTGTCAAAATCTTGAGCGATAAAGCTCATTTTCCCTTTCTTGAAGGCATACTCATCCCAGGATATGACTTCTGGAAGCTTACCCCAATCCGTTTCAAACTTAAACTCATTGAGTTTTCGAATAACTGTAGATGTTGAGATGGAAAGTCTGTGTGCGATATGTGTCATTGCTTGCTTTTCGATGAGTAATTGTGCGATTTTCTGGTTGACAGCGACAGAGATTTGATGGTTTTTCTTAACAATAGGAGTTTCAGCGACCGCTATTTTCCCACATTCCTTGCACTTGAAACGACGCTTTCGAAGGCGGATAAGTAGCGGGTAGCCAGCAGTTTCTAAGTAGGGGATTTTAGAGGCTTTCTGGAAGTCGTACTTAGCCATTTGTCCTTTGCAGGAAGGGCATTTAGGGGCTGTGTAATCCAAGTGACCGTGGAGTTCTAAGTGTGTTCCCATGTCGCATTCATTAGTGATAGTGATATTTTTGTCTTTCATTTTGAGAAAATTTGTGATAAGATTTAGTTGTTCCATATGAGTCTTTCTAAATGATAGTTTTGTCGCTTTTCATTATAGGTCATATGGAACTTTTTTTCTACACTGAAAAAGGCTCCATAATCTCTGTGGCGGGCGTACCCACTACAGATATTATAGAGCCAATAAAAAGAGAGAACTTCGTATGTTCTCTCACTTATTTATTATATGACGTATCTATTTTTTGTCTACGCAGTCGACATCCAAACAGACGTTCACATCAATGTACTTTTTTTGCACCTTTTTTATGTCAAAATCACTCTTTTCAATAAAGACAAAATGCTTGAAAAAGTGCTTAAAATAAAGGATTTTTACCCTTTGCTTCGTTGTAGCAACACTACGCACTCCACGTGATGTGTCTGCGGAAAGAGGTCAACGGGCTGAATCTTGCTAAGTTTGTAGCCTAGCTCTTCATAGTGTTTGACATCACGCGCAAGGGTTGCGACGTTACAGGACACGTAGACAATCTTGTCTGGATTCATCTGGCAACTCGCCTTGATAAAACTCTCGGTGAGACCTTTCCTTGGTGGGTCTACGAGAATGACAGTGGCTTGAACACCTTCTTGCACCCATTTAGCCATGGCTTTTTCAGCTGTGTCACAGACATAGTGAGCGTTTGAAATGCCATTTAGGGTTGCATTGCGCTGGCTATTTTCTACCGCTTGCGGTACAACTTCTACTCCATAGACCTTCTTGACATGCTTAGCAAAAGATAAGCCAATCGTTCCAATTCCAGAGTAGGCATCAACTACGGTATCATTTGGTGTAACATCCGCAAAATCAATAGCCGTTTGGTAAAGCTGCTCTGCCATTTCAGTATTGACTTGATAAAAGGAAGGAGCTGAGATTTCAAAGTGATTCCCCAGCATCTGATCTGTAATACAATCCTTACCATACAAGAGGCGGAATTCAGGACCAAAAATCACATTGGTAGCCCTATCATTGATATTTTGCATGATAGAGGTTATCTGTGGGAATTGATCTACCAAGAGCTCAATCAGTTGTTCTATGCGGAAAATCTTTGGTCGAGTTGTCACAAAAATCACCATGATTTCTCCAGAATAATGACCACGACGAACAATGACATTGCGTATCAGACCTGTTTTTTCTTGTTCGTCATAGGGTTTGATGTCAAATCTGCGTAGCAAATCACGTACAGCTAGAAGCACTTGGTCAATTTCTGGGTGTTGGATATAAAAATCCTCAATCGGCATCAAATCATGGGAATTTTTACGGAAAAAACCTGTTTCCAATTGACCATTCACACGGCGAACGGGTACTTGTGCCTTATTTCGATAAGCAACGGGGTTCCCCATACCAAGCGTTAAAGGAACTTCTATATCCTTGATACCAGCAATCTTATACAAACTATCTTTTACTTGCTTGGTTTTAAACTTTAACTGAGCTTCATAGGTCAAATGCCCCAAATCTGCAATCCCAGATCTGAGATAGGTCGCATCCATAGCCTCATTTCTGTCTGGTGATGTCGTCAACCGCTCTTCTACTTTTCCATAGCCGATTTTTTTAGTGACCTTAAGCACCCGCATCTGAATTTTTTCACCAGGTAAGGCATTCTCGACAAAAAAGACCAAGCCATCTATTTTGGCAACTCCTAGCCCTTCATGGCTTAAATCCACAATCTCTACTTCTACTACATCATTTTTTTGAATCATCTGTCTTCTTTCTATTCAACATTCTGCTCTTCTCATTGTTTTCTTTTCAAGATTGCACGTTTTAGTATTTCTTGACGAGAAACAAAAAGGTCAGAACAATTATTCCGACCTTTAGTATAGCATATTTTTTTCAAATAGAGAATTATCTCAAGCCTAGTTCACTTAAGCGATTCTGGTATTTTCCAAAATCGATTTTTAAGCCCAAACCACCATAAACATCGTACTCATCCACCCAATCTCCAATAGCTGGAATAGTTGTTTGCTCAATCCCATTTCGCGCATCAAGCGTTGCAAAAAGTCCATTCGTGACAATAAATGTTTGAGGAATATTGGTGGAGGTCAAGGCATAGACTTTTCCAAGTGCCTCTGCTCCTGTAAATAATTTAGTTGGGTCTTTCGCCTGAGTCATGATAGCTGCTAAAACTTGCTGCTGCCGCTTGGTTCTACCGAAATCTCCCTCATCATCTTTACGGAAACGGGCATAATTCAATAAGGTCCTACCGTCCATCTGCTGCAGACCAACCGAAATAGTTTGATTTGGCACAACGCCATTCTCCATTCTCAAATCGTCTGGCACATCTACTGATGAGACGGGCTGCCCATCAACCGTTGCGAATTGTGCGTCAATAGTAACTCCTTTAGGAAATAGGGTGTCAATGGCTGTTGCAAAGGTTGAAAAATCAACTAAGGCATAGTATTTCACATCAATGTCAAAATTTTCTTTCAAAACTTCACGAACATTTTCCGCACCTTGGTTGCCATTTTGTTCTCCAAAGGTATAGGCAACATTTAACTTGTAGTCATTGCCACCAATATCTATCAGAGTATCCCGCATGAAACTCACCAGCTTCACTTTTTTATCTCGATTATTGACATTCAACACCATGATAGAATCTGTTCGCGTCATGCTAGATGATTCACCGATTCGACCATCGGTACCCAAAATAAGGATGTTTACTCCATTAGCCGAGGATTGCCCAGCAAATCTTTCAGAAGCTGCTCTTTGCTCGACCGAGGCCATCCCCTTCACAAACATAAAACCCATGCCGACAAGTACTGCTAGAATCACAAGAAAAAGAACCAAGAAGAAGCGTTTTACCCGTCCTTTTTTCTTCTTTCGAACCTTCTTCGCTTTGGGAATGTCAATTGACCGAACCGTTGAGAAATACCGTCTTCTATGTGGATACGGTGGAAGAATATCATCCTCTGTTTCCACAAAATCGTCTTCAAAATCATCCTGCTCTTCTCTATACGGTTCCCAGTCTTCTACCCGTTCATCCTCTTCATATTCAGGAATATACGACTTTTTCCGTGACAAAAGCGGACGACCCGTCTCCCATTTATACTGTAAATAGGCCAATTCATTTCGTTCTTTGTCATTTAAATAATGAATATTTTTTTGTAAATAATCTAATCGTAATTCCTCATGATGAGTGAGGTTACTGTCCTGTTTTGCCATGGTATTTTCCTTTTACTGTGCCTGATAAATAAAATAATCTCCTAAAATTTTATACGTAATCCCTAAACTTGTCAATTCATCTAAAGCATAAGCTAGTAAATCTGGCTGAGTATGGGCCACATCAAGGATAAAAAAGTACTCACCTAAAGCTGTTTTAAGAGGCCGGCTTTCAATCTTCGTCAAATCAATGCCCCGCCAAGCAAAGACTGACATAGCCTTATAGAGGGCCCCTGGAAGATTGTCTGGCAGTGTCAGAGCAAGCGAACATTTTCTCATCCCTTGCACAAGCGGAAGAACCACAGTCCTATGACCTAGAATCCAAAAGCGTGTGAAATTTTGACTCATTTCCTGAATGTCTTGAGCGACAATGTGAAGGTCATATTCCTTAGCTGCTGCCTGTGGAGCAATGGCTGCATACGGCTGGTTTTTCTGCCTTGCAACAAACCGCGCCGCATAGGCTGTACTGGCTGTTGCTTCTAACCGTGCCTGCGGATAATGTTCCTCAATGTATTTTTTCCCCTGTGCGAGAGCTTGCGGATGCGAGTAAATCACCTGAATATCTTTCGAGGGTTCAGTTACCATTAACTGCTGAAAAATCGGTTGAACCACCTCTGCTACTGCCTGTAAGTCCGCCTGATGAAAGAGGTAGTCTATCGTCTCATGAACACTGCCTTCAATCGAATTTTCCACTGGAATGACCGAATAATCAACTTCTCCTTGCTCAACAGCTTTCATCACTTCTGTAATGGTATCATAGGACACTAATTCGTCTACAGGAAAAGCCTGCTGGGCTACCTGATGTGTAAAGGATCCTCTCGGACCTAAAAATGCTACATACATTCGATTATCCTTGCTATCTCTTCTGGGCTACGATTTTCTGTATGGATGATTAAATCAGACAAACCTTCATACAGTTTCATCCGGTTTTGATATATGCCATAAAATTCCTCTTTTGAATGGTTCAAAAAAATGGGGCGTTGGGAGAGGGTATCTTGCTTGATTCGATGATACAAAACCTCAAAAGAAGCAGTCAACAGAACATTGTATTTTTGATTTTGACGAAGTAAGTCCTGATTTTTTTCTGAGATGACTACGCCACCGCCCGTAGAGATGACACAATCTGTTTCCATTTCTAACAGTTCTTCTAAGGTTTCAGATTCGATCTTACGAAAGGCTGCTTCTCCTTCTCTTGCAAAAAAGTCTGCAATCGGCATGCCAATCTTTTCTTCAATAATCTTATCCATATCATAAAAGGGGCGCTGAATATGCTGGGAAACGGTTGTTTTCCCTACTCCCATAAATCCTAATAATACAATCGGCATCCTATTTTTCCTCTAATAATTTCTGCAAATCATCAAAGAAACTTGGGTAGCTCGTGTTGATGGCTTCGGCTCGCTCCAAGTGAACTTCTCCGTCTTGCACCAAGAGGCTAGCAATAGCTGTCATCATCCCAATGCGGTGGTCACCAAAGGTATTGATGGTCGCCCCATGAAGCGGCGTTTTCCCTTTGATAATCATGCCGTCATCTGTCGGTGTAATCGCTGCCCCCATGCTATTTAAGGCATTTGCTACTACCTGAATTCGGTCTGTTTCCTTGACCTTGAGCTCTTCAGCATCACGGATAATGGTTGTTCCATTTGCCTGTGTCGCTAAAAGAGCAATGATAGGCAATTCATCAATCAAGCGTGGGATGATTTCTCCAGCAATTTCTGTAGCTTGTAAATCTGATGTTTCTACTGTAATGGTAGCCGATTTAGCTCGCTCATCTACTTGACTCAGACTAATCTTTCCACCCATAGCCTCAATCACATCCAAAATTCCTGTTCTGGTTTCCGCTATCCCAACATTTTCTAGGATAATCCTTGCATTGGGCACAATAAGCCCAGCAACTAGCCAAAAGGCGGCACTTGAAATATCACCTGGCACCTGAACCTCTTGGGCTGTAAAGGTCTGACCACCTGTGATGCGGATTTCCTTACCCGATACCTCAATCTTACCGCCAAACTGACGAATCATATCTTCTGTGTGGTTTCTTGTCCGTTCTTTTTCGACAATAACAGACTCCCCTTCTGCTTGTAAGGCAGCAAAAAGCAGGGCTGATTTTACCTGTGCAGAAGCAACTGGCAGTTGATACTGAATGGGCTGAAGATTTTTCTTGCCTTTTATGGTCAGTGGTGGCAAATCTCGATCCGTCTGACCACTCATCTCGACCCCCATTTGTCGAAGGGGAATGCTCACCCGGTCCATAGGGCGTTTAGATAAACTATCATCGCCAAACATTTCTGCTTCAAAGGGCTGACCTGCTAAAACGCCTGAAATCAAGCGAATGGATGTCCCTGAATTTCCCATATCAAGAGGCTTTTGGGGAGCTTTTAACCCATGAAAGCCTACACCATGAATTTCCACAACCTCTCCCTTATCTTCAATCTCTACGCCCAACTCACGAAAGACCTGCATGGTGGAGAGAACATCTTCTCCCCGTAAGATGCCATAAACCTTGGTCACACCCTCTGCCAAACTTCCAAACATAATCGAGCGATGACTAATTGACTTATCACCAGGTACACGCAGTTTTCCAGTTAATTGACTTGCCTTTGTCTGTAATTGCATGATTGATCCCTTTCTTGTTTGTTTCATTATACCATAAAATCAGAAGCGACTTTCCTCTATGAAAACATATTCATGTTACAGCTTGAAGAAAAAGTCTTTTTATTGCCACCATCCTCATGTGCTTTCGGACATCAGCGACTTCCTTCGGAGTAAAATAATCCAGTGGATTATTTTAGCCTGAGCCCAGAAACAAAGGAGCGAGGATGACCGATTTCGATGAAATCACAACTTCTGTCTCACTCCCACTTTTAGCACGGCGATGGCGGCGGTATTATGCTCGCTACACTCGCAAATTTTCTAACCTTAAAACTACAGAAAATGAAATATCATTGTAATGTTTTTCTGAATTGTGAGGTTTGTCTACATTCTGAAACACATTCATATTACACTTTAGTGACAATGACTAGTCAAGTCTACCCAGACTAGCCACAACTTTTTCCTGAATAAAACGAGCAGATGCTGCTAACTTTTCTTCCTCTTCTGCTGTCAACTGCAACTGAATGCGCTCAATAATACCGGACCGTCCAACAATGGCTGGGTAGCTCAAATAAGTCTCTAAAGGCTCATAGTAGTGAGAAACTGGTAACTCTTCATGAGCATCTGATACGATGGCCAAAACAAGGCGAATCGTGCTACTTGCAATGCCATAGGAGGTAAATTTCTTACTATAAAAAACGGTATGCCCTCCCATAATAGCTGTTTTTTCCAAATCCGCTCGCTCCGTATCGCTGAGAAAATCACAGACAGCCTGCCCTTTTACCTTCACTTGACTCCAAGCTGTGAATTGGGAATTCCCATGTTCCCCTAAATTGTAGCCCTGCACACTTCTTGGATCAAGTGAAAAATATTGGCCAACTGCTCGCTTCATTCTAGCTGTATCTAACAAGGTTCCAGTTCCAATCACACGGTCCTTTGGTAGACCAGTATATTCTTGATAGAGACTGGTTACTACATCTACAGGATTGGAAATAACGACTAGAATTCCCTTAAAACCAACCGCTTTTAATTGCTGAGCTACTGCTGGAACTTCTTTTGCCGTAAAGGGAAGCTCGGCAAAGCGATCTGCCTGAGGATTGTCCTGCAAGGTGATATTGCCCAAGGCTGAAATCACGACGTCCGCATCTGCCAACGCCTGATAATCATTGACAAGGATAGTAGCATGATAGGGAAGATTTGCGGCTGCATCTGCAAAATCCATGGCTTCTGCAGCCATCTTTGCCTCATCCGTATCGATAAAAACATAATCATCAAATGCCCCTTGCGCAATCAAGCCATGTGCGACTGCAGCCCCAACATGTCCAAGTCCAATAATTCCTACTTTTCGTGCCATGTCCTCTTCCTCCTTTTGTGACCGTTATGCTCTGTTTAGTCAGTATTCTACCATATTTAAGGACAATTTTCATGGTTTTACCGTCTAGTAGTTGCCCCTATTTATCGCAATCTAGCGGGTTTACTTCCTATCTAAGCAGTTTTAAGCAAATCATTTTTTCAACCATAAACGAGTAAAATATGTGAATTTTCTGAAAAGTTTCTTTAAAAATCAACGAAATCGTGTTATAATAGGGATAATTTTGAGATGAAGGGGAATCATGATGGTATTTAATTTAGCAAGTGAAACAATTAGCATTGAGGAAATGCGTAGTTTTTCAAAATTAACAGGCCAAGCCCTAGCTGAAAAGAAAAAAAGAGACCAAGAATTAGAAGCCATTATCAAAGGAAAAGATGACCGTATCCTTCTTGTGATTGGTCCGTGCTCCTCTGACAACGAAGAAGCTGTTTTAGAGTATGCACACCGGCTAGCCGCCTTACAAGAGCAAGTGAAGGAGCGGATTTTCATGGTCATGCGGGTCTACACCGCTAAACCTCGAACCAATGGCGACGGCTATAAGGGCTTGGTTCACCAACCAGACGCCAAAGGCGAGCCAAATCTAATCAATGGGATTCGAGCTGTCCGCAATCTCCACTATCGGGTCATCACAGAAACCGGACTAACAACTGCAGACGAGATGCTCTATCCTGAAAATTTACCATTGGTGGATGATCTCGTCTCCTATGTTGCAATTGGGGCTCGTTCTGTAGAAGACCAGCAACACCGTTTCGTCGCCTCTGGCATTGATGTTCCAACAGGCATGAAAAATCCTACTTCAGGCAATCTCACGGTTCTCTTTAATGGAATCTACGCTGCTCAAGGAAGGCAAAATTTCCTGTTCAATGGCGCTGAAGTCAATACTTCAGGAAATCCCCTCGCTCACGCTATCCTACGAGGAGCTGTGAACGAGTCCGGCAAAAATATTCCCAACTACTACTATGATAATCTACTAGACACGATTGAACGCTATCAGCAAATGAAATTGGAAAATCCTTTTATTATCATAGATACCAACCATGATAATTCTGGGAAACAACATCTAGAACAAATCCGAATTGTCCGCCAAACATTGATTAACCGCGATTGGAATAACGCAATTCACCGTTTTGTACGTGGCTTCATGATTGAATCCTACTTAGAAGATGGACGACAAAACGAACCTGAAATCTTCGGCAAATCCATTACCGACCCCTGTCTCGGTTGGAAAAAGACAGAACAATTGGTACAAGAAATCTACGATACACTAGGAAAAAAGAAAGGAACAGCGTTATAGAGCTCCTCTACCCATACGCTGTGATATAGATAACATGGGAATTCATCAAAAAAGTGAAAAAATTGATTTAGCAACCGTTAAGGCCTTATCGAAACTTTCTGGAGAGTTTTTAGCCAAAAAGACCGAACGTGATCACGAACTCCACCAAATTATCACAGGACAAGACGACCGCCTTCTCCTCATTATTGGGCCTTGCTCGTCAGATAATGAAGAAGCTGTCCTCGATTATGCTCGTCGCCTTGCCCAACTACAAGAAGAAGTCAAGGATAAAATCTTCATCGTCATGCGAGTCTATACTGCAAAACCACGAACCAATGGAGAAGGTTATAAAGGACTGGTGCACCAACCAGATACTTCTAAATTACCAGACTTAATCAACGGTATTGCAGCGGTTCGCAACCTCCACTATCGGGTCATCACAGAAACTGGCTTGACAACCGCAGATGAAATGCTTTACTCGGCCAACTATCCTCTTGTAGATGATTTGGTATCCTATCACGCTATCGGCGCACGTTCGGTAGAAGACCAGGAACACCGCTTTGTCGCTTCTGGAATTGATGCACCTGTTGGCATGAAAAATCCAACTTCGGGCAATCTGACCGTCATGTTCAATGCAGTATATGCGGCTCAAAATCAACAAAACTTTATCTACCGTGATGCAGAAGTCGATACGGACGGAAATCCTCTAGCACACATTATCTTACGTGGAGCTAACAATGAACTGGGGATGAATCTACCAAACTACTACTACGATAACCTTCTGCATACCATTAAGCAATACCAACAATTTGGCTTAAAAAATCCCTTTATCGTCATTGATACCAATCATGATAATTCAGGGAAAAACTACTTGGAACAAATACGTATCGTCCGCCAAACCCTCATTAACCGAGCTTGGAATCAATCTATTCGTCAATACGTTCGCGGTTTTATGATTGAGTCATACTTGGAAGACGGACGACAAGATACTCCTGATATTTATGGAAAATCCATTACAGACCCTTGTTTGGGATGGGAAAAAACTGAAAGCTTGATTCGTGAAATCTACCAGACAGAATCCCAAGCACTCTAATATCCCCTTTATTTATCAAATCTTGTACGAAAAGAGGTGTTTTATGCTTATTGATGGCTACACGCGCTTGGCTGCTGTTGTCGCAACTCCCATTCGCCACTCTATCTCACCCTTTATTCACAATCAGGCTTTTCAACAAACTGGGGTAAATGGAGTTTATGTCGCATGGGATATTCCAGAAAGTGAATTGGCAGTAACAATCGACAACATTAAACGCTACAACATGTTTGGCATCAACATCTCTATGCCCTATAAACAAGCTGTTTTGCCCTACATGGATGAACTAACCGACTCTGCTCGGTTGATTGGTGCAGTTAATACCGTCATTCATCGAGATGGCAAACTGATTGGACATAATACAGATGGCATCGGTTTTTTTAGAAGTTTGTCCAATCTAACTGCTTTTCATGTCGAGCAAAAAACTCTTACTATTCTAGGGGCAGGTGGAGCTGGTTTAGCTATTATCGCACAAGCCGCCCTAAATGGAGCCAAACAAATCAATATTTTTAAACGCTCATCTTCCTTAAATCAAACCAAAGAAAAGGCAACAGAACTAATGGCCCTTACTGGAGTAGAAATTACTGTCTTTCCAATCGAAGAGACAGAGCTGTTACAGGAAAAAATTCTCCAATCTGATTTACTAATCAATGCTACCAATGTGGGAATGGATGGCTCAACAATGATTATTCCACAAGATTGTATCCTACCATCATCCATCATTGTTGCTGACATCATTTATCAGCCCTTTGAAACACCTCTACTAGCCTTTGCCCGTAGTAAGGGTATCCAAACAATCAATGGCCTGGGAATGTTGTTATTTCAAGCAGCCGAAGCCTTTGAAGCTTGGACGGGAGAAGCCATGCCAACCGATACAATTTGGAAAGCCTTAGAAGAAATAGTTCGTGGATAGAAAGCTGGTGAAGTTATGCAACTAATCGTCAATATTCCGCATCATCCTTACACACTCTTAATTGAAAGAGGGAGCCTTGCCAAAGCAGGGGAGTGGGTCAGTCAAGTCTGGCCAACACAAAAAATCACAATTATAACGGATAACCATGTGGGCTCCCTATACGCTGATACTGTCAAGACCAGTTTGGAAGAGGCTGGATTTGAAGTGCTGGTTTTTGAATTTTTGGAGGGTGAAGCCCGTAAAAACTTAGAAACTGTTCAGCTAGCCTATGAATTTCTAGTGACTAATGGCATGACCCGTAGTGATGGCATTATTGCCTTAGGCGGTGGCGTAGTTGGAGACCTAGCCGGTTTTGTAGCCGCTACTTACATGAGGGGAATTCATTTCCTTCAAATTCCAACTAGCCTAACAGCGCAAGTTGATTCTTCCATAGGGGGGAAAACAGGAGTCAATACTCCCTATGCCAAAAATATGGTTGGAGCATTTTATCAACCTGATGGCGTGCTCATCGATCCTGACACCCTACAGACATTAGGTGAACGGGAGTTAATCGAAGGCATGGGAGAAGTCATCAAATACGGTCTGATTGCAGATGTAGAATTGTGGCAGGAATTAGATGAAATGGACGGTTCTGTTGCAAGTATCCTAGAGCATGCAGAAAGTCTTATCTACCATTCTTGTAATGTAAAGCGGAAAATTGTTGTGGAAGATGAATTAGATAATGGCGTGAGGCTTTATTTAAACTTTGGCCATACCATTGGTCACGCTATTGAAGCAACGGCAGGCTATGGCGAAGCCATGCATGGGGAAGCTGTCGCTATTGGCATGGTGCAACTAGCACATGTTGCCGAACAAAAGGGCCTCATGCCAGCAGGCATCACCCAGCAAATTCGTTCCATGTGCCAGAAATTTGGACTGCCAGTTTCCCATGAACCGTGGAATCCTTCTAAACTCTATGCTGCTTTAACACATGATAAAAAAGCACGTGGTCAATCCATCAAAACAATCATTGTACCAGAAATCGGAACCGCAGCCATTCATCAAATTCCCATTGAAGAAATGAAAGAATACCTAGACAAGTAATCACAGACCATTAAATCATCCCTTGTTCACTCTTTGACTGAACAAGGGATGAATCTTTTATAGACTGAAAAAGGAATCTAGAAAGCAGATTTTCTATGAAAAAGAATAGGCTGACACATTCTGTCACTACTTCTCCTATGGTATGCCAAGAACACAAAAAAGCCCCTTGTTGGGCTTTTTTGGCTCTTTGTCAACTGTAGTGGGTAGATGAAAAGCTAACACCTAGAGAGGACCAAATTGGTCTTCTCTCGTTTTATGTTTAAAGCAATGAAAATCCGCTTTTTAAAGTTTTCAAAGTTTCGAAAGCCAAAGGCATTGCGTTTGATGACTTTGATGAGATTATTCGTCGCCTCAAGTTTGGCATTTGAGTAAGGCAATTCCATGGCGTTTAAAACCTTGTCCTTATCCTTTAGAAACGCCTTAAATACCGTCTGGAAAATAGGGTTAACAGTGGCTATTTCTTGTTCAATTAGGACAAAGAAATGATCTGAGTTCTTCTCTTGGAAATGGAATAAGAGAAGTTGATAGAGTTCATAATGTTGTCGTAACTCATCTGAGTAGGATAGGAGCTTGTCTAAGATTTCCTTATTGGTTAAGTGCATGCGAAAAGTAGGGCGATAAAACCGTTTATCACTGAGTTTACGGCTATCTTGTTGTACCAGTTTCCAGTAGCGTTTGAGCGTCTTGTATTCATGCGATTTGCGGTCAAAAGCATTCATGATTTGGGTACGGACACGGTTCATAGCACGGCTGAGATGTTGCACAACGTGGAAGCGATCAAGCACTATTTTGGCATTCGGAAAAAGCTTCTTAGCGAGGGCGTAATAGGGGCTGAACATGTCCATAGTGATGATTTTAACGCGATTTCTGACCTGTCTAGGGTATCTCAGAAAGTGATTTCGGATGACCGCCTGCGTTCTTCCATCAAGGATAGCGATGATGTTATTTGTGTCAAAATCTTGAGCGATAAAGCTCATTTTCCCTTTCTTAAAGGCATACTCATCCCAGGACATGACTTCTGGAAGCTTAGCCCACTCCGTTTCAAATTTAAACTCATTGAGTTTTCGAATAACTGTAGATGTTGAAATGGAAAGTCTGTGTGCGATATGTGTCATTGCTTGCTTTTCGATGA
Protein-coding sequences here:
- the aroA gene encoding 3-phosphoshikimate 1-carboxyvinyltransferase, coding for MQLQTKASQLTGKLRVPGDKSISHRSIMFGSLAEGVTKVYGILRGEDVLSTMQVFRELGVEIEDKGEVVEIHGVGFHGLKAPQKPLDMGNSGTSIRLISGVLAGQPFEAEMFGDDSLSKRPMDRVSIPLRQMGVEMSGQTDRDLPPLTIKGKKNLQPIQYQLPVASAQVKSALLFAALQAEGESVIVEKERTRNHTEDMIRQFGGKIEVSGKEIRITGGQTFTAQEVQVPGDISSAAFWLVAGLIVPNARIILENVGIAETRTGILDVIEAMGGKISLSQVDERAKSATITVETSDLQATEIAGEIIPRLIDELPIIALLATQANGTTIIRDAEELKVKETDRIQVVANALNSMGAAITPTDDGMIIKGKTPLHGATINTFGDHRIGMMTAIASLLVQDGEVHLERAEAINTSYPSFFDDLQKLLEEK
- a CDS encoding L-lactate dehydrogenase, with amino-acid sequence MARKVGIIGLGHVGAAVAHGLIAQGAFDDYVFIDTDEAKMAAEAMDFADAAANLPYHATILVNDYQALADADVVISALGNITLQDNPQADRFAELPFTAKEVPAVAQQLKAVGFKGILVVISNPVDVVTSLYQEYTGLPKDRVIGTGTLLDTARMKRAVGQYFSLDPRSVQGYNLGEHGNSQFTAWSQVKVKGQAVCDFLSDTERADLEKTAIMGGHTVFYSKKFTSYGIASSTIRLVLAIVSDAHEELPVSHYYEPLETYLSYPAIVGRSGIIERIQLQLTAEEEEKLAASARFIQEKVVASLGRLD
- a CDS encoding 3-deoxy-7-phosphoheptulonate synthase, whose protein sequence is MVFNLASETISIEEMRSFSKLTGQALAEKKKRDQELEAIIKGKDDRILLVIGPCSSDNEEAVLEYAHRLAALQEQVKERIFMVMRVYTAKPRTNGDGYKGLVHQPDAKGEPNLINGIRAVRNLHYRVITETGLTTADEMLYPENLPLVDDLVSYVAIGARSVEDQQHRFVASGIDVPTGMKNPTSGNLTVLFNGIYAAQGRQNFLFNGAEVNTSGNPLAHAILRGAVNESGKNIPNYYYDNLLDTIERYQQMKLENPFIIIDTNHDNSGKQHLEQIRIVRQTLINRDWNNAIHRFVRGFMIESYLEDGRQNEPEIFGKSITDPCLGWKKTEQLVQEIYDTLGKKKGTAL
- a CDS encoding 3-deoxy-7-phosphoheptulonate synthase — encoded protein: MGIHQKSEKIDLATVKALSKLSGEFLAKKTERDHELHQIITGQDDRLLLIIGPCSSDNEEAVLDYARRLAQLQEEVKDKIFIVMRVYTAKPRTNGEGYKGLVHQPDTSKLPDLINGIAAVRNLHYRVITETGLTTADEMLYSANYPLVDDLVSYHAIGARSVEDQEHRFVASGIDAPVGMKNPTSGNLTVMFNAVYAAQNQQNFIYRDAEVDTDGNPLAHIILRGANNELGMNLPNYYYDNLLHTIKQYQQFGLKNPFIVIDTNHDNSGKNYLEQIRIVRQTLINRAWNQSIRQYVRGFMIESYLEDGRQDTPDIYGKSITDPCLGWEKTESLIREIYQTESQAL
- a CDS encoding shikimate dehydrogenase; amino-acid sequence: MLIDGYTRLAAVVATPIRHSISPFIHNQAFQQTGVNGVYVAWDIPESELAVTIDNIKRYNMFGINISMPYKQAVLPYMDELTDSARLIGAVNTVIHRDGKLIGHNTDGIGFFRSLSNLTAFHVEQKTLTILGAGGAGLAIIAQAALNGAKQINIFKRSSSLNQTKEKATELMALTGVEITVFPIEETELLQEKILQSDLLINATNVGMDGSTMIIPQDCILPSSIIVADIIYQPFETPLLAFARSKGIQTINGLGMLLFQAAEAFEAWTGEAMPTDTIWKALEEIVRG